One Megalopta genalis isolate 19385.01 chromosome 5, iyMegGena1_principal, whole genome shotgun sequence DNA window includes the following coding sequences:
- the LOC117227433 gene encoding metabotropic glutamate receptor 6 isoform X5, with translation MIAEVLRIALLSSLLSGLERRWNVEGGVAYANITGHVILGGLFPVHRKGSGGNSCGEIQIEDGVQPLEAMLYTVERINEDPEILPGIRLGALAFDTCDNPSYALEQAFYFVKGSMARGNRHGEEEFRCEDRSAPRFMNGGFDDVIAVLGAQSSSVTIQVASVLTLFSIPQISYMATSPFLSSKERFPQFFRTVPSDVNQARAMLEILRRFEWTYASIVYSDSEYGDHGYETLISLASEYSICFTAPHRIKEDRFADRDYDDVVHSIVEKTDVRVVVLFAEKSATLRVLEAASRMGLHSKFVWLGSDSWPDRIDEERRSSVLEMEGALAVQPLYAPLSGFDEYFTGLTLVHEKQNPWFREFWYKYHGCGYSSEERAEDGCADPNLRIDRSNGYKQRRFLHFVRDAVYAVAYALRDAQTDSCGPGYRGICERMRSMDGETFSRYLSNVSFADESGYGFEFVNQVDGPPRYSILNFRRTSNGSYRWAIVGNYTPNEQGRAELRLDREKMRFRGEVDFPASSCSRPCGSDRIMVRAKEDPCCWRCQSCGLYRYRVDEHRCEECARGTRPTANGTGCEPIPEQFVDHSNPWAIAAMAVAVLGISLTGFVFSVFWWYRETPMIKASGRELSFLLLVGALASFSITFAIVAKPSTGSCAVVRFGIGFCYTVCYAALATKINRIHRIFNDPGPSPRKRRYTSPRSQLTIAGILTLAEVALDAAWLLREPPSVINSYPSREANVRICRGSEDGSYVIGLAYPFVLTVASTFYAIKTRKCPEGFNETRLIGFANYATIVLWLAFVPLYLASVSNLVRAITLALSLSLNGLVQLLCLFLPKVYVVLIKPEKNTRELVMSRSPHAAGSSNPTVTIPLEVPSRSPSIANRSARSDLQP, from the exons ACACCGTCGAACGCATCAACGAGGACCCCGAGATACTGCCGGGCATACGACTCGGTGCTCTGGCCTTCGATACGTGCGACAACCCGAGTTACGCGCTGGAAcaggccttctatttcgtgaAAG GTTCGATGGCGCGCGGCAATCGGCACGGGGAAGAAGAGTTCCGATGCGAGGATCGAAGCGCGCCGAGGTTCATGAACGGAGGATTCGACGACGTGATCGCGGTGCTCGGGGCGCAGTCGAGTTCGGTCACCATACAG GTCGCGTCGGTGCTGACGCTCTTCTCGATCCCGCAAATCTCCTACATGGCCACGTCGCCGTTCTTGAGCAGCAAGGAAAGGTTCCCGCAGTTTTTCCGAACGGTACCGAGCGACGTGAACCAAGCGCGCGCCATGCTCGAGATACTTCG ACGGTTCGAGTGGACGTACGCTTCGATCGTATATTCGGACTCGGAGTACGGCGATCACGGGTACGAGACGCTGATCTCCCTGGCGAGCGAGTACTCGATCTGCTTCACCGCTCCGCACAGAATCAAAGAGGACCGTTTCGCGGACCGAGACTACGACGACGTGGTCCACAGCATCGTCGAGAAAACCGACGTCCGAG TGGTGGTGCTGTTCGCGGAAAAGTCGGCGACTCTGCGCGTGCTGGAGGCGGCGAGTCGAATGGGCCTGCATTCCAAGTTCGTTTGGTTGGGCAGCGATTCGTGGCCGGATCGAATCGACGAAGAACGGAGGAGCAGCGTGCTCGAGATGGAGGGAGCGCTCGCCGTGCAGCCCCTCTACGCCCCGCTCTCGGGCTTCGACGAGTATTTCACGGGCTTGACGCTCGTGCACGAGAAACAGAACCCTTGGTTCCGCGAATTCTGGTACAAGTACCACGGCTGCGGCTACTCGAGCGAGGAG CGAGCCGAGGACGGATGCGCGGATCCGAATCTCCGAATCGATCGGTCCAACGGCTACAAGCAACGGAGATTCCTGCATTTCGTTCGAGACGCGGTCTACGCGGTGGCGTACGCCCTGCGCGACGCGCAAACGGACAGCTGCGGCCCTGGATATCGCGGTATTTGCGAACGGATGCGATCCATGGACGGCGAAACGTTTTCTCGATACCTGTCCAACGTGTCGTTCGCGG ACGAATCGGGCTACGGATTCGAATTCGTGAACCAAGTGGACGGGCCGCCGAGATACTCGATTCTGAACTTTCGACGGACCTCGAACGGCTCGTATCGGTGGGCGATCGTTGGAAATTACACGC CGAACGAGCAAGGACGAGCGGAGCTTCGGCTGGACCGCGAGAAGATGAGGTTCCGCGGGGAGGTCGACTTTCCGGCGTCCTCCTGTTCCAGACCGTGCGGCTCCGATCGGATCATGGTGCGAGCGAAGGAGGACCCGTGCTGCTGGCGATGTCAGAGCTGCGGCCTCTACCGGTACCGGGTCGACGAGCACAGGTGCGAGGAGTGCGCGCGGGGAACCCGGCCGACCGCGAACGGCACCGGGTGCGAGCCGATTCCCGAGCAGTTCGTCGACCACTCGAACCCGTGGGCGATCGCCGCCATGGCGGTCGCCGTCCTCG GCATATCGTTGACCGGTTTCGTTTTCTCGGTGTTCTGGTGGTATCGCGAGACACCGATGATCAAAGCCTCCGGCCGGGAGTTGTCGTTCCTGCTGCTGGTCGGCGCGCTCGCCAGTTTCTCGATCACGTTCGCGATCGTGGCCAAGCCGAGCACCGGCAGTTGCGCCGTCGTCCGTTTCGGCATCGGATTCTGCTACACGGTCTGCTACGCCGCGCTGGCCACCAAGATCAACAGGATCCACCGGATATTCAACGATCCCGGGCCGAGTCCGCGAAAGCGACG GTACACCAGCCCGAGGTCGCAGCTGACGATCGCGGGCATCCTGACGCTCGCGGAGGTCGCGTTGGACGCGGCTTGGCTGCTGAGGGAACCGCCGTCGGTGATCAACTCCTATCCCAGCAGAGAGGCGAACGTCAGAATCTGTCGCGGATCCGAGGACGGGTCGTACGTGATCGGTCTGGCGTATCCGTTCGTGCTGACGG TGGCGTCCACGTTCTACGCGATCAAGACCAGAAAGTGCCCGGAGGGATTCAACGAGACCCGACTGATCGGGTTCGCGAACTACGCGACGATCGTTCTGTGGCTCGCGTTCGTGCCCCTCTACCTGGCCTCGGTCAGCAACCTGGTCAGAGCGATCACGTTGGCGCTCTCGCTGTCGCTGAACGGTCTGGTGCAGCTGCTCTGCCTCTTCCTGCCGAAAGTTTACGTGGTGCTGATCAAGCCGGAGAAGAACACGAGGGAGCTGGTCATGTCGAGATCGCCGCACGCCGCCGGCTCCTCGAATCCGACGGTGACGATACCGCTCGAGGTTCCCTCTCGGTCGCCTTCGATCGCGAATCGATCCGCCCGGTCCGACCTCCAGCCGTAG
- the LOC117227433 gene encoding metabotropic glutamate receptor 6 isoform X2 has translation MLRVGRIERFRQPEARTEFAEIRGDRGRSATSGSHAVHRRTHQRGPRDTAGHTTRCSGLRYVRQPELRAGTGLLFRERFDGARQSARGRRVPMRGSKRAEVHERRIRRRDRGARGAVEFGHHTGRVGADALLDPANLLHGHVAVLEQQGKVPAVFPNGTERREPSARHARDTSVSTPSPPRISYFVFSVSCFVFRIPGRRFEWTYASIVYSDSEYGDHGYETLISLASEYSICFTAPHRIKEDRFADRDYDDVVHSIVEKTDVRVVVLFAEKSATLRVLEAASRMGLHSKFVWLGSDSWPDRIDEERRSSVLEMEGALAVQPLYAPLSGFDEYFTGLTLVHEKQNPWFREFWYKYHGCGYSSEERAEDGCADPNLRIDRSNGYKQRRFLHFVRDAVYAVAYALRDAQTDSCGPGYRGICERMRSMDGETFSRYLSNVSFADESGYGFEFVNQVDGPPRYSILNFRRTSNGSYRWAIVGNYTPNEQGRAELRLDREKMRFRGEVDFPASSCSRPCGSDRIMVRAKEDPCCWRCQSCGLYRYRVDEHRCEECARGTRPTANGTGCEPIPEQFVDHSNPWAIAAMAVAVLGKPRTLSPRGEASTRVPLLVSAGISLTGFVFSVFWWYRETPMIKASGRELSFLLLVGALASFSITFAIVAKPSTGSCAVVRFGIGFCYTVCYAALATKINRIHRIFNDPGPSPRKRRYTSPRSQLTIAGILTLAEVALDAAWLLREPPSVINSYPSREANVRICRGSEDGSYVIGLAYPFVLTVASTFYAIKTRKCPEGFNETRLIGFANYATIVLWLAFVPLYLASVSNLVRAITLALSLSLNGLVQLLCLFLPKVYVVLIKPEKNTRELVMSRSPHAAGSSNPTVTIPLEVPSRSPSIANRSARSDLQP, from the exons ACACCGTCGAACGCATCAACGAGGACCCCGAGATACTGCCGGGCATACGACTCGGTGCTCTGGCCTTCGATACGTGCGACAACCCGAGTTACGCGCTGGAAcaggccttctatttcgtgaAAG GTTCGATGGCGCGCGGCAATCGGCACGGGGAAGAAGAGTTCCGATGCGAGGATCGAAGCGCGCCGAGGTTCATGAACGGAGGATTCGACGACGTGATCGCGGTGCTCGGGGCGCAGTCGAGTTCGGTCACCATACAG GTCGCGTCGGTGCTGACGCTCTTCTCGATCCCGCAAATCTCCTACATGGCCACGTCGCCGTTCTTGAGCAGCAAGGAAAGGTTCCCGCAGTTTTTCCGAACGGTACCGAGCGACGTGAACCAAGCGCGCGCCATGCTCGAGATACTTCGGTGAGTACGCCGAGTCCTCCCCGTATTTCGTATTTCGTGTTTAGTGTTTCGTGTTTCGTGTTTCGTATTCCCGGCAGACGGTTCGAGTGGACGTACGCTTCGATCGTATATTCGGACTCGGAGTACGGCGATCACGGGTACGAGACGCTGATCTCCCTGGCGAGCGAGTACTCGATCTGCTTCACCGCTCCGCACAGAATCAAAGAGGACCGTTTCGCGGACCGAGACTACGACGACGTGGTCCACAGCATCGTCGAGAAAACCGACGTCCGAG TGGTGGTGCTGTTCGCGGAAAAGTCGGCGACTCTGCGCGTGCTGGAGGCGGCGAGTCGAATGGGCCTGCATTCCAAGTTCGTTTGGTTGGGCAGCGATTCGTGGCCGGATCGAATCGACGAAGAACGGAGGAGCAGCGTGCTCGAGATGGAGGGAGCGCTCGCCGTGCAGCCCCTCTACGCCCCGCTCTCGGGCTTCGACGAGTATTTCACGGGCTTGACGCTCGTGCACGAGAAACAGAACCCTTGGTTCCGCGAATTCTGGTACAAGTACCACGGCTGCGGCTACTCGAGCGAGGAG CGAGCCGAGGACGGATGCGCGGATCCGAATCTCCGAATCGATCGGTCCAACGGCTACAAGCAACGGAGATTCCTGCATTTCGTTCGAGACGCGGTCTACGCGGTGGCGTACGCCCTGCGCGACGCGCAAACGGACAGCTGCGGCCCTGGATATCGCGGTATTTGCGAACGGATGCGATCCATGGACGGCGAAACGTTTTCTCGATACCTGTCCAACGTGTCGTTCGCGG ACGAATCGGGCTACGGATTCGAATTCGTGAACCAAGTGGACGGGCCGCCGAGATACTCGATTCTGAACTTTCGACGGACCTCGAACGGCTCGTATCGGTGGGCGATCGTTGGAAATTACACGC CGAACGAGCAAGGACGAGCGGAGCTTCGGCTGGACCGCGAGAAGATGAGGTTCCGCGGGGAGGTCGACTTTCCGGCGTCCTCCTGTTCCAGACCGTGCGGCTCCGATCGGATCATGGTGCGAGCGAAGGAGGACCCGTGCTGCTGGCGATGTCAGAGCTGCGGCCTCTACCGGTACCGGGTCGACGAGCACAGGTGCGAGGAGTGCGCGCGGGGAACCCGGCCGACCGCGAACGGCACCGGGTGCGAGCCGATTCCCGAGCAGTTCGTCGACCACTCGAACCCGTGGGCGATCGCCGCCATGGCGGTCGCCGTCCTCGGTAAGCCTCGAACGCTCTCTCCTCGAGGCGAAGCCTCCACACGCGTTCCTCTTCTCGTGTCCGCAGGCATATCGTTGACCGGTTTCGTTTTCTCGGTGTTCTGGTGGTATCGCGAGACACCGATGATCAAAGCCTCCGGCCGGGAGTTGTCGTTCCTGCTGCTGGTCGGCGCGCTCGCCAGTTTCTCGATCACGTTCGCGATCGTGGCCAAGCCGAGCACCGGCAGTTGCGCCGTCGTCCGTTTCGGCATCGGATTCTGCTACACGGTCTGCTACGCCGCGCTGGCCACCAAGATCAACAGGATCCACCGGATATTCAACGATCCCGGGCCGAGTCCGCGAAAGCGACG GTACACCAGCCCGAGGTCGCAGCTGACGATCGCGGGCATCCTGACGCTCGCGGAGGTCGCGTTGGACGCGGCTTGGCTGCTGAGGGAACCGCCGTCGGTGATCAACTCCTATCCCAGCAGAGAGGCGAACGTCAGAATCTGTCGCGGATCCGAGGACGGGTCGTACGTGATCGGTCTGGCGTATCCGTTCGTGCTGACGG TGGCGTCCACGTTCTACGCGATCAAGACCAGAAAGTGCCCGGAGGGATTCAACGAGACCCGACTGATCGGGTTCGCGAACTACGCGACGATCGTTCTGTGGCTCGCGTTCGTGCCCCTCTACCTGGCCTCGGTCAGCAACCTGGTCAGAGCGATCACGTTGGCGCTCTCGCTGTCGCTGAACGGTCTGGTGCAGCTGCTCTGCCTCTTCCTGCCGAAAGTTTACGTGGTGCTGATCAAGCCGGAGAAGAACACGAGGGAGCTGGTCATGTCGAGATCGCCGCACGCCGCCGGCTCCTCGAATCCGACGGTGACGATACCGCTCGAGGTTCCCTCTCGGTCGCCTTCGATCGCGAATCGATCCGCCCGGTCCGACCTCCAGCCGTAG
- the LOC117227433 gene encoding metabotropic glutamate receptor 6 isoform X3 produces MIAEVLRIALLSSLLSGLERRWNVEGGVAYANITGHVILGGLFPVHRKGSGGNSCGEIQIEDGVQPLEAMLYTVERINEDPEILPGIRLGALAFDTCDNPSYALEQAFYFVKGSMARGNRHGEEEFRCEDRSAPRFMNGGFDDVIAVLGAQSSSVTIQVASVLTLFSIPQISYMATSPFLSSKERFPQFFRTVPSDVNQARAMLEILRVSCFVFRIPGRRFEWTYASIVYSDSEYGDHGYETLISLASEYSICFTAPHRIKEDRFADRDYDDVVHSIVEKTDVRVVVLFAEKSATLRVLEAASRMGLHSKFVWLGSDSWPDRIDEERRSSVLEMEGALAVQPLYAPLSGFDEYFTGLTLVHEKQNPWFREFWYKYHGCGYSSEERAEDGCADPNLRIDRSNGYKQRRFLHFVRDAVYAVAYALRDAQTDSCGPGYRGICERMRSMDGETFSRYLSNVSFADESGYGFEFVNQVDGPPRYSILNFRRTSNGSYRWAIVGNYTPNEQGRAELRLDREKMRFRGEVDFPASSCSRPCGSDRIMVRAKEDPCCWRCQSCGLYRYRVDEHRCEECARGTRPTANGTGCEPIPEQFVDHSNPWAIAAMAVAVLGISLTGFVFSVFWWYRETPMIKASGRELSFLLLVGALASFSITFAIVAKPSTGSCAVVRFGIGFCYTVCYAALATKINRIHRIFNDPGPSPRKRRYTSPRSQLTIAGILTLAEVALDAAWLLREPPSVINSYPSREANVRICRGSEDGSYVIGLAYPFVLTVASTFYAIKTRKCPEGFNETRLIGFANYATIVLWLAFVPLYLASVSNLVRAITLALSLSLNGLVQLLCLFLPKVYVVLIKPEKNTRELVMSRSPHAAGSSNPTVTIPLEVPSRSPSIANRSARSDLQP; encoded by the exons ACACCGTCGAACGCATCAACGAGGACCCCGAGATACTGCCGGGCATACGACTCGGTGCTCTGGCCTTCGATACGTGCGACAACCCGAGTTACGCGCTGGAAcaggccttctatttcgtgaAAG GTTCGATGGCGCGCGGCAATCGGCACGGGGAAGAAGAGTTCCGATGCGAGGATCGAAGCGCGCCGAGGTTCATGAACGGAGGATTCGACGACGTGATCGCGGTGCTCGGGGCGCAGTCGAGTTCGGTCACCATACAG GTCGCGTCGGTGCTGACGCTCTTCTCGATCCCGCAAATCTCCTACATGGCCACGTCGCCGTTCTTGAGCAGCAAGGAAAGGTTCCCGCAGTTTTTCCGAACGGTACCGAGCGACGTGAACCAAGCGCGCGCCATGCTCGAGATACTTCG TGTTTCGTGTTTCGTGTTTCGTATTCCCGGCAGACGGTTCGAGTGGACGTACGCTTCGATCGTATATTCGGACTCGGAGTACGGCGATCACGGGTACGAGACGCTGATCTCCCTGGCGAGCGAGTACTCGATCTGCTTCACCGCTCCGCACAGAATCAAAGAGGACCGTTTCGCGGACCGAGACTACGACGACGTGGTCCACAGCATCGTCGAGAAAACCGACGTCCGAG TGGTGGTGCTGTTCGCGGAAAAGTCGGCGACTCTGCGCGTGCTGGAGGCGGCGAGTCGAATGGGCCTGCATTCCAAGTTCGTTTGGTTGGGCAGCGATTCGTGGCCGGATCGAATCGACGAAGAACGGAGGAGCAGCGTGCTCGAGATGGAGGGAGCGCTCGCCGTGCAGCCCCTCTACGCCCCGCTCTCGGGCTTCGACGAGTATTTCACGGGCTTGACGCTCGTGCACGAGAAACAGAACCCTTGGTTCCGCGAATTCTGGTACAAGTACCACGGCTGCGGCTACTCGAGCGAGGAG CGAGCCGAGGACGGATGCGCGGATCCGAATCTCCGAATCGATCGGTCCAACGGCTACAAGCAACGGAGATTCCTGCATTTCGTTCGAGACGCGGTCTACGCGGTGGCGTACGCCCTGCGCGACGCGCAAACGGACAGCTGCGGCCCTGGATATCGCGGTATTTGCGAACGGATGCGATCCATGGACGGCGAAACGTTTTCTCGATACCTGTCCAACGTGTCGTTCGCGG ACGAATCGGGCTACGGATTCGAATTCGTGAACCAAGTGGACGGGCCGCCGAGATACTCGATTCTGAACTTTCGACGGACCTCGAACGGCTCGTATCGGTGGGCGATCGTTGGAAATTACACGC CGAACGAGCAAGGACGAGCGGAGCTTCGGCTGGACCGCGAGAAGATGAGGTTCCGCGGGGAGGTCGACTTTCCGGCGTCCTCCTGTTCCAGACCGTGCGGCTCCGATCGGATCATGGTGCGAGCGAAGGAGGACCCGTGCTGCTGGCGATGTCAGAGCTGCGGCCTCTACCGGTACCGGGTCGACGAGCACAGGTGCGAGGAGTGCGCGCGGGGAACCCGGCCGACCGCGAACGGCACCGGGTGCGAGCCGATTCCCGAGCAGTTCGTCGACCACTCGAACCCGTGGGCGATCGCCGCCATGGCGGTCGCCGTCCTCG GCATATCGTTGACCGGTTTCGTTTTCTCGGTGTTCTGGTGGTATCGCGAGACACCGATGATCAAAGCCTCCGGCCGGGAGTTGTCGTTCCTGCTGCTGGTCGGCGCGCTCGCCAGTTTCTCGATCACGTTCGCGATCGTGGCCAAGCCGAGCACCGGCAGTTGCGCCGTCGTCCGTTTCGGCATCGGATTCTGCTACACGGTCTGCTACGCCGCGCTGGCCACCAAGATCAACAGGATCCACCGGATATTCAACGATCCCGGGCCGAGTCCGCGAAAGCGACG GTACACCAGCCCGAGGTCGCAGCTGACGATCGCGGGCATCCTGACGCTCGCGGAGGTCGCGTTGGACGCGGCTTGGCTGCTGAGGGAACCGCCGTCGGTGATCAACTCCTATCCCAGCAGAGAGGCGAACGTCAGAATCTGTCGCGGATCCGAGGACGGGTCGTACGTGATCGGTCTGGCGTATCCGTTCGTGCTGACGG TGGCGTCCACGTTCTACGCGATCAAGACCAGAAAGTGCCCGGAGGGATTCAACGAGACCCGACTGATCGGGTTCGCGAACTACGCGACGATCGTTCTGTGGCTCGCGTTCGTGCCCCTCTACCTGGCCTCGGTCAGCAACCTGGTCAGAGCGATCACGTTGGCGCTCTCGCTGTCGCTGAACGGTCTGGTGCAGCTGCTCTGCCTCTTCCTGCCGAAAGTTTACGTGGTGCTGATCAAGCCGGAGAAGAACACGAGGGAGCTGGTCATGTCGAGATCGCCGCACGCCGCCGGCTCCTCGAATCCGACGGTGACGATACCGCTCGAGGTTCCCTCTCGGTCGCCTTCGATCGCGAATCGATCCGCCCGGTCCGACCTCCAGCCGTAG
- the LOC117227433 gene encoding metabotropic glutamate receptor 6 isoform X4 has protein sequence MLYTVERINEDPEILPGIRLGALAFDTCDNPSYALEQAFYFVKGSMARGNRHGEEEFRCEDRSAPRFMNGGFDDVIAVLGAQSSSVTIQVASVLTLFSIPQISYMATSPFLSSKERFPQFFRTVPSDVNQARAMLEILRVSCFVFRIPGRRFEWTYASIVYSDSEYGDHGYETLISLASEYSICFTAPHRIKEDRFADRDYDDVVHSIVEKTDVRVVVLFAEKSATLRVLEAASRMGLHSKFVWLGSDSWPDRIDEERRSSVLEMEGALAVQPLYAPLSGFDEYFTGLTLVHEKQNPWFREFWYKYHGCGYSSEERAEDGCADPNLRIDRSNGYKQRRFLHFVRDAVYAVAYALRDAQTDSCGPGYRGICERMRSMDGETFSRYLSNVSFADESGYGFEFVNQVDGPPRYSILNFRRTSNGSYRWAIVGNYTPNEQGRAELRLDREKMRFRGEVDFPASSCSRPCGSDRIMVRAKEDPCCWRCQSCGLYRYRVDEHRCEECARGTRPTANGTGCEPIPEQFVDHSNPWAIAAMAVAVLGKPRTLSPRGEASTRVPLLVSAGISLTGFVFSVFWWYRETPMIKASGRELSFLLLVGALASFSITFAIVAKPSTGSCAVVRFGIGFCYTVCYAALATKINRIHRIFNDPGPSPRKRRYTSPRSQLTIAGILTLAEVALDAAWLLREPPSVINSYPSREANVRICRGSEDGSYVIGLAYPFVLTVASTFYAIKTRKCPEGFNETRLIGFANYATIVLWLAFVPLYLASVSNLVRAITLALSLSLNGLVQLLCLFLPKVYVVLIKPEKNTRELVMSRSPHAAGSSNPTVTIPLEVPSRSPSIANRSARSDLQP, from the exons ACACCGTCGAACGCATCAACGAGGACCCCGAGATACTGCCGGGCATACGACTCGGTGCTCTGGCCTTCGATACGTGCGACAACCCGAGTTACGCGCTGGAAcaggccttctatttcgtgaAAG GTTCGATGGCGCGCGGCAATCGGCACGGGGAAGAAGAGTTCCGATGCGAGGATCGAAGCGCGCCGAGGTTCATGAACGGAGGATTCGACGACGTGATCGCGGTGCTCGGGGCGCAGTCGAGTTCGGTCACCATACAG GTCGCGTCGGTGCTGACGCTCTTCTCGATCCCGCAAATCTCCTACATGGCCACGTCGCCGTTCTTGAGCAGCAAGGAAAGGTTCCCGCAGTTTTTCCGAACGGTACCGAGCGACGTGAACCAAGCGCGCGCCATGCTCGAGATACTTCG TGTTTCGTGTTTCGTGTTTCGTATTCCCGGCAGACGGTTCGAGTGGACGTACGCTTCGATCGTATATTCGGACTCGGAGTACGGCGATCACGGGTACGAGACGCTGATCTCCCTGGCGAGCGAGTACTCGATCTGCTTCACCGCTCCGCACAGAATCAAAGAGGACCGTTTCGCGGACCGAGACTACGACGACGTGGTCCACAGCATCGTCGAGAAAACCGACGTCCGAG TGGTGGTGCTGTTCGCGGAAAAGTCGGCGACTCTGCGCGTGCTGGAGGCGGCGAGTCGAATGGGCCTGCATTCCAAGTTCGTTTGGTTGGGCAGCGATTCGTGGCCGGATCGAATCGACGAAGAACGGAGGAGCAGCGTGCTCGAGATGGAGGGAGCGCTCGCCGTGCAGCCCCTCTACGCCCCGCTCTCGGGCTTCGACGAGTATTTCACGGGCTTGACGCTCGTGCACGAGAAACAGAACCCTTGGTTCCGCGAATTCTGGTACAAGTACCACGGCTGCGGCTACTCGAGCGAGGAG CGAGCCGAGGACGGATGCGCGGATCCGAATCTCCGAATCGATCGGTCCAACGGCTACAAGCAACGGAGATTCCTGCATTTCGTTCGAGACGCGGTCTACGCGGTGGCGTACGCCCTGCGCGACGCGCAAACGGACAGCTGCGGCCCTGGATATCGCGGTATTTGCGAACGGATGCGATCCATGGACGGCGAAACGTTTTCTCGATACCTGTCCAACGTGTCGTTCGCGG ACGAATCGGGCTACGGATTCGAATTCGTGAACCAAGTGGACGGGCCGCCGAGATACTCGATTCTGAACTTTCGACGGACCTCGAACGGCTCGTATCGGTGGGCGATCGTTGGAAATTACACGC CGAACGAGCAAGGACGAGCGGAGCTTCGGCTGGACCGCGAGAAGATGAGGTTCCGCGGGGAGGTCGACTTTCCGGCGTCCTCCTGTTCCAGACCGTGCGGCTCCGATCGGATCATGGTGCGAGCGAAGGAGGACCCGTGCTGCTGGCGATGTCAGAGCTGCGGCCTCTACCGGTACCGGGTCGACGAGCACAGGTGCGAGGAGTGCGCGCGGGGAACCCGGCCGACCGCGAACGGCACCGGGTGCGAGCCGATTCCCGAGCAGTTCGTCGACCACTCGAACCCGTGGGCGATCGCCGCCATGGCGGTCGCCGTCCTCGGTAAGCCTCGAACGCTCTCTCCTCGAGGCGAAGCCTCCACACGCGTTCCTCTTCTCGTGTCCGCAGGCATATCGTTGACCGGTTTCGTTTTCTCGGTGTTCTGGTGGTATCGCGAGACACCGATGATCAAAGCCTCCGGCCGGGAGTTGTCGTTCCTGCTGCTGGTCGGCGCGCTCGCCAGTTTCTCGATCACGTTCGCGATCGTGGCCAAGCCGAGCACCGGCAGTTGCGCCGTCGTCCGTTTCGGCATCGGATTCTGCTACACGGTCTGCTACGCCGCGCTGGCCACCAAGATCAACAGGATCCACCGGATATTCAACGATCCCGGGCCGAGTCCGCGAAAGCGACG GTACACCAGCCCGAGGTCGCAGCTGACGATCGCGGGCATCCTGACGCTCGCGGAGGTCGCGTTGGACGCGGCTTGGCTGCTGAGGGAACCGCCGTCGGTGATCAACTCCTATCCCAGCAGAGAGGCGAACGTCAGAATCTGTCGCGGATCCGAGGACGGGTCGTACGTGATCGGTCTGGCGTATCCGTTCGTGCTGACGG TGGCGTCCACGTTCTACGCGATCAAGACCAGAAAGTGCCCGGAGGGATTCAACGAGACCCGACTGATCGGGTTCGCGAACTACGCGACGATCGTTCTGTGGCTCGCGTTCGTGCCCCTCTACCTGGCCTCGGTCAGCAACCTGGTCAGAGCGATCACGTTGGCGCTCTCGCTGTCGCTGAACGGTCTGGTGCAGCTGCTCTGCCTCTTCCTGCCGAAAGTTTACGTGGTGCTGATCAAGCCGGAGAAGAACACGAGGGAGCTGGTCATGTCGAGATCGCCGCACGCCGCCGGCTCCTCGAATCCGACGGTGACGATACCGCTCGAGGTTCCCTCTCGGTCGCCTTCGATCGCGAATCGATCCGCCCGGTCCGACCTCCAGCCGTAG